The Methylomonas koyamae genome has a segment encoding these proteins:
- a CDS encoding type IV pilin protein: MLSNKIDRSGFTFIEALLATAIVGILAAIAVPAYNGYIDRTKNSLAISQIMAIQTEIERYYTREFRYPDALADLGAALPGAGLDPWGNAYVYLNIINGGPGVKGDVRKDHALNPINTNYDLYSKGKNGVTKKQISQKDSLDDIIVARDGSFVGLAADF, translated from the coding sequence ATGTTAAGCAACAAAATCGACCGATCCGGTTTCACATTTATCGAGGCGCTGCTGGCGACGGCTATCGTCGGCATCTTGGCGGCAATTGCGGTTCCGGCCTATAACGGTTACATCGACCGCACCAAAAATTCGCTGGCGATCAGCCAGATCATGGCGATCCAGACCGAAATTGAACGCTACTACACCCGCGAATTCCGCTATCCCGACGCGCTGGCCGATTTGGGCGCAGCGCTGCCCGGAGCCGGTCTCGATCCGTGGGGCAATGCCTACGTTTATCTGAACATTATCAACGGCGGCCCCGGCGTGAAAGGCGATGTCCGCAAAGACCATGCCTTGAATCCGATCAATACCAATTACGACCTGTACAGCAAGGGCAAAAACGGCGTGACCAAAAAGCAAATCAGCCAGAAAGACAGTCTGGACGACATTATCGTCGCCCGCGACGGCAGCTTCGTCGGTTTGGCGGCGGATTTTTGA
- a CDS encoding EAL domain-containing protein: MSWTLPISNSKVARRILLSFVLAALVPILLSGALSYRQVESQLHSQTGKALQRSCKDYAYGLVGRLIFLDSALRMAALRLGQADVGRGNPVIGEEGKQWLQGQFAGAALAGPDGRVRPLFGDDELPGLAASEMAAVGSGKTLIKVAANRAGGSGLWMAVNLVENRPEAGALMVQLKPEQLWDAENLDPNNLVWVMDAASRQVLFASEAEYALPADARDSLAQLNGGQFDWQIGGETYLTASWKLPINNLFAGSDLVIVQSQPAAVAFAGMRQFSAIYPPVIALALLAVIYLSLRLIAKYLTPLASLKAATQQIAAGNFETRINIDSRDEFEALADSFNTMAQRLRGQFDLLAAMAEIDRTILSALNAEDIVEIALSRLPGILGCDLISVADVDPVQLAVGNIRIRRAGQASELLAEPLLLERHDFSGLLEAGIQLLTAEPNRPPASAYLQRLHSDGNWQYLILPVAINGALAALLCLGYRAPNTLSAEAKQAAANFADRIAVALSNAAWEEKLYRQAHYDPLTGLPNRLVLHDRLEQELARASRDGAQIAVFFLDLDRFKNINDSLGHSAGDELLAQVARIFLQCVRKTDLVVRLGGDEFVVVLSDLHLHANPAVFATAIAEKILAALQRTLVVAGLPVTVGTSLGIAMFPGDADNVEDLLKNADAAMYHAKSEGRGVFRFYSPELNAAALENIKLEHELREAVARQELLVYYQPKVDWSGRIVGAEALIRWQHAELGMVSPAKFIPLAEQTGLIVEISDWVLEQACLWAKYCHEQGFTPLRISVNLSAIDFKRPDLVDKVAAILHATGVDPHWLELELTESVVIGDVKSCIARMLQLKALGLTLSMDDFGTGFSSLSYLKQLPLDVLKIDQSFVRQLDTDDNSEAIVRAILALADGLGMETIAEGVENQSQVEFLKQQHCALFQGYLFSRPLPATEFLHSLQAASGRPEAERPVSQ, translated from the coding sequence ATGAGCTGGACGCTGCCGATATCCAACAGCAAGGTGGCGCGGCGGATTTTGCTGTCGTTCGTACTGGCGGCTCTGGTGCCTATCCTGCTGTCGGGTGCGCTTTCCTACCGCCAAGTGGAAAGCCAGTTGCATAGCCAGACCGGCAAAGCCCTGCAGCGCAGTTGCAAGGACTACGCTTACGGCCTGGTCGGGCGATTGATATTTCTCGACAGCGCGTTGCGCATGGCGGCGTTACGGTTAGGTCAAGCAGACGTCGGCCGCGGCAACCCGGTGATCGGCGAAGAAGGTAAACAATGGCTGCAGGGCCAATTTGCCGGCGCTGCGCTGGCCGGCCCGGACGGCCGGGTCCGGCCGTTGTTCGGGGACGACGAGCTGCCCGGTCTGGCCGCGTCGGAGATGGCGGCGGTCGGCTCCGGCAAAACCTTGATCAAGGTGGCGGCGAATCGGGCCGGCGGCTCCGGCTTGTGGATGGCCGTCAATCTGGTCGAAAACCGGCCGGAAGCCGGGGCGCTGATGGTGCAATTGAAGCCGGAACAGCTGTGGGACGCGGAAAACCTGGATCCGAACAATCTGGTGTGGGTCATGGACGCCGCCAGCCGGCAGGTGTTGTTCGCTTCCGAGGCCGAATACGCGCTGCCGGCCGACGCCAGAGACAGTCTGGCGCAATTGAACGGCGGCCAATTCGATTGGCAAATCGGCGGCGAAACCTATTTGACGGCGTCGTGGAAATTGCCGATCAACAATCTGTTTGCCGGCTCCGATCTGGTCATCGTCCAAAGCCAGCCGGCCGCGGTGGCTTTTGCCGGCATGCGCCAATTCAGCGCGATTTATCCGCCGGTGATCGCGCTGGCGCTGCTGGCCGTGATTTATTTGAGCCTGCGCTTGATCGCCAAGTACTTGACCCCGCTGGCCAGCCTGAAAGCCGCCACCCAGCAAATCGCCGCGGGCAATTTCGAGACCCGGATCAATATCGACAGCCGCGACGAATTCGAAGCCCTGGCCGATTCGTTCAACACCATGGCGCAACGCCTGCGCGGCCAATTCGATCTGCTCGCGGCGATGGCCGAAATCGACCGCACCATTCTGTCGGCCTTGAATGCCGAGGATATCGTCGAAATCGCACTGAGCCGGCTGCCCGGCATCCTCGGCTGCGATTTGATCTCGGTCGCCGATGTCGACCCGGTGCAATTGGCCGTCGGCAACATCCGGATTCGCCGCGCCGGGCAAGCTAGCGAGCTGTTGGCCGAACCTTTATTGCTGGAGCGCCATGACTTTAGCGGATTGCTCGAGGCCGGCATCCAACTGCTGACCGCCGAACCGAACCGGCCGCCGGCGTCGGCCTATCTACAGCGTTTGCACAGCGACGGTAATTGGCAATACCTGATCTTGCCGGTGGCTATCAACGGCGCCTTGGCGGCGCTGCTGTGCCTGGGCTACCGGGCGCCGAATACCTTGTCCGCCGAAGCGAAACAAGCCGCGGCCAATTTTGCCGACCGCATCGCCGTAGCGTTGTCGAATGCGGCCTGGGAGGAAAAACTCTACCGTCAGGCGCATTACGACCCGTTGACCGGCCTGCCCAACCGCTTGGTGCTGCACGACCGGCTGGAGCAGGAACTGGCCCGAGCCAGCCGCGACGGTGCGCAGATTGCGGTGTTTTTTCTGGACCTGGACCGTTTCAAGAATATCAACGATTCGCTCGGCCATTCGGCCGGCGACGAGCTGTTGGCGCAGGTGGCGCGGATTTTTCTGCAATGCGTGCGTAAAACCGATTTGGTGGTCCGGCTGGGCGGCGACGAGTTTGTCGTCGTGCTGTCGGACTTGCATCTGCACGCCAATCCGGCCGTATTCGCCACAGCAATCGCCGAAAAAATTCTGGCAGCGCTACAGCGCACCCTGGTCGTGGCCGGGTTGCCGGTGACGGTCGGCACCAGCCTCGGCATCGCCATGTTTCCGGGCGATGCCGACAATGTCGAGGACTTGTTGAAAAATGCCGATGCGGCGATGTACCACGCCAAGAGCGAGGGCCGTGGCGTGTTTCGGTTTTATTCGCCGGAATTGAATGCCGCGGCGTTGGAAAACATCAAACTCGAACACGAACTGCGCGAGGCGGTGGCCCGGCAGGAATTGCTGGTCTATTACCAGCCCAAGGTGGATTGGAGCGGCCGCATCGTCGGCGCCGAAGCGTTGATCCGTTGGCAGCATGCCGAGTTGGGCATGGTGTCGCCGGCCAAGTTTATTCCGCTGGCGGAACAGACCGGATTGATCGTCGAAATCAGCGACTGGGTGCTGGAACAAGCCTGCCTGTGGGCTAAATATTGCCACGAGCAGGGTTTTACGCCGTTACGGATTTCGGTCAACTTATCCGCGATCGATTTCAAACGGCCGGATCTGGTGGACAAGGTGGCCGCGATCTTGCACGCGACCGGCGTCGATCCGCACTGGCTCGAACTGGAGTTGACCGAGTCGGTCGTGATCGGCGACGTCAAAAGCTGTATCGCCCGGATGCTGCAGTTAAAAGCCCTGGGTTTGACGCTGTCGATGGACGATTTCGGCACCGGCTTTTCGTCTTTGTCCTACCTGAAGCAGTTACCGTTGGACGTATTGAAAATCGACCAATCCTTCGTCCGCCAGCTCGATACCGACGATAACAGCGAAGCCATTGTCCGGGCGATTCTGGCCTTGGCTGACGGCTTGGGTATGGAAACCATCGCCGAAGGCGTCGAAAACCAGAGCCAAGTGGAATTTTTGAAGCAACAGCATTGCGCGTTGTTTCAAGGCTATTTGTTCAGCCGGCCGTTGCCGGCCACCGAGTTTTTGCATAGTTTGCAAGCCGCTTCCGGCCGGCCGGAAGCGGAACGGCCGGTTTCGCAATGA
- the tssJ gene encoding type VI secretion system lipoprotein TssJ: protein MPLSRLLPILCSVMLLSCAETPEAPAPIPPTQLTLQINAGKQLNPDAAGKASPVLLRIYELREQSGFAAADFFTLFDKEQVALGGDLLRKQELLIKPGEQKTLPIEPAADTRKIGFFAAFRKLDDAQWRALAPLVLHQNNTITLDMDRNALAAKATAVEPAPAAPAEH from the coding sequence ATGCCGTTATCCAGACTGCTACCGATTTTATGCAGCGTTATGTTGCTGTCCTGCGCCGAGACGCCGGAAGCACCGGCGCCGATCCCGCCGACCCAGTTGACCTTGCAAATCAATGCCGGCAAACAATTGAATCCGGACGCGGCCGGCAAAGCCTCGCCGGTATTGCTGCGGATTTACGAACTGCGCGAGCAGAGCGGTTTCGCCGCCGCCGATTTCTTTACCTTGTTCGATAAGGAGCAGGTTGCGCTAGGCGGCGACTTGCTGCGCAAGCAGGAGTTGCTGATCAAGCCCGGCGAACAGAAAACGCTGCCGATCGAACCCGCCGCGGACACGCGCAAGATCGGATTTTTCGCCGCGTTCCGCAAACTGGACGACGCCCAATGGCGAGCGCTGGCGCCGTTGGTCTTGCACCAAAACAACACGATAACGTTGGATATGGACCGTAACGCCCTCGCGGCCAAAGCGACTGCGGTGGAGCCCGCTCCGGCGGCCCCGGCCGAGCACTGA
- a CDS encoding RNA polymerase sigma factor, which produces MSTILNISDLIKTYDDELRRVTFRRCGCVDTAGDIVQETYQRMLAGDLWRQAENPRALLHRIAANLATDYERRRQVREHYAHYEDATAEDAGADSAADPEQINVARERLSRLVSAVERLPPKCRSVFVMRKYDGFSHAEIAERLGISRNMVEKHLRNALAALQDCDD; this is translated from the coding sequence ATGAGCACCATTCTAAATATTTCCGATCTGATCAAAACCTACGACGACGAATTGCGCCGCGTCACGTTCCGGCGTTGCGGCTGCGTAGACACGGCCGGCGACATCGTCCAGGAAACCTACCAGCGCATGCTGGCCGGCGACTTGTGGCGCCAGGCCGAAAATCCGCGGGCCTTGTTGCACCGCATCGCCGCCAATCTGGCAACCGATTACGAACGCCGCCGTCAAGTGCGCGAACACTATGCCCACTATGAAGACGCTACGGCGGAGGACGCCGGTGCCGATAGCGCGGCCGATCCGGAACAGATCAACGTCGCCCGCGAGCGCCTGAGCCGGCTGGTTTCCGCGGTGGAGCGGCTGCCGCCGAAATGCCGCAGCGTATTCGTCATGCGTAAATACGACGGCTTCAGCCATGCCGAGATCGCCGAACGCTTGGGCATCTCCCGCAATATGGTCGAAAAGCATCTGCGCAACGCGCTGGCGGCATTGCAGGACTGCGACGACTAG
- a CDS encoding FecR family protein has product MKIAESVKAEARAWWVKLDGGSDDPELLAEFQRWLAADAAHREAYRRLQQLWSDLAEVESRLVPASADMPLQPREPVSAKVRQRVRLPLALAASVALYWLSPLSLGLRADFHTGFGEVRDIALSDGSSVHLNGNSALQVQFGNGQRSLTLLRGEALFEVSPDPARPFRVQAGDGVITALGTAFNVRLDGGRVVVGVTEHSVALELQRDGRPQRGVLLEGQQAAFAAEQGIGPVQAVDKLAASAWRRGKLVFEDRPLGEVVAELNRYHRGLLLVGDSALAERRVSGVFATGQPLAVLAALESALHIRSTRLGDYLILLHR; this is encoded by the coding sequence ATGAAGATCGCCGAATCGGTCAAGGCCGAGGCCCGCGCCTGGTGGGTTAAGTTGGACGGCGGTAGCGACGATCCCGAACTGTTAGCCGAATTCCAGCGCTGGCTGGCGGCCGATGCCGCACATCGGGAAGCCTATCGGCGTTTGCAGCAGTTGTGGAGCGATCTGGCGGAAGTGGAAAGCCGCTTGGTTCCGGCGTCCGCCGACATGCCGCTCCAGCCGCGAGAACCGGTTTCGGCGAAAGTCCGGCAGCGGGTCCGGTTGCCGCTGGCGCTAGCGGCGAGTGTGGCACTGTACTGGCTGAGTCCGTTGTCGCTGGGTTTGCGCGCCGATTTTCATACCGGTTTCGGCGAAGTGCGCGACATTGCGCTCAGCGACGGTTCCAGCGTGCATTTGAACGGCAACAGTGCGCTGCAGGTGCAATTCGGCAACGGCCAACGCAGTTTGACGCTGCTGCGCGGAGAAGCGCTGTTCGAAGTTAGCCCCGATCCGGCCCGGCCGTTTCGGGTGCAGGCCGGGGACGGCGTGATCACCGCGTTGGGCACGGCCTTCAACGTCCGCCTGGACGGCGGCCGGGTAGTGGTCGGCGTCACCGAACACAGTGTTGCGCTGGAGCTGCAGCGCGACGGCAGGCCGCAACGCGGCGTGCTGCTGGAAGGCCAACAGGCCGCGTTTGCTGCCGAGCAAGGTATCGGTCCGGTGCAGGCGGTAGACAAGCTGGCCGCTTCGGCCTGGCGCCGCGGCAAACTGGTGTTCGAAGACCGGCCGCTGGGCGAAGTCGTCGCCGAATTGAACCGCTACCATCGCGGGCTGTTGCTGGTCGGCGATTCGGCGCTGGCCGAACGCCGGGTCAGCGGCGTATTCGCCACCGGCCAGCCGCTGGCGGTGCTGGCCGCGCTGGAGTCCGCTCTCCACATCCGTTCCACCCGCCTCGGCGATTATCTGATTCTGTTACACCGCTGA